From Demequina capsici, one genomic window encodes:
- a CDS encoding GNAT family N-acetyltransferase: MAPTHVIRDATPADGAALAAIYNPYVRDTVITFETDPVDPEQMGARVTKVLSAGLPWLIAEDADEGTILGYAYAGPFQERPAYRFALEPSIYLDLDARGRGVGTSLFGALIERVQDLPASSVHAPAHGLYSRVALPNEASAALHERFGFVQVGTFGESGLKLGRWIDVGVWQLLLEE, from the coding sequence ATGGCTCCGACCCATGTGATCCGCGACGCGACGCCCGCGGACGGCGCCGCTCTGGCCGCCATCTACAACCCCTACGTGCGCGACACCGTCATCACGTTCGAGACCGATCCCGTGGACCCCGAGCAGATGGGCGCAAGGGTGACGAAGGTGCTGAGCGCAGGCCTGCCGTGGCTCATCGCGGAGGACGCCGACGAGGGCACGATCCTCGGATACGCGTATGCGGGACCGTTCCAGGAGCGGCCCGCCTACAGGTTCGCCCTGGAGCCGAGCATCTACCTCGACCTCGACGCACGCGGCCGTGGCGTGGGGACGAGCCTGTTCGGTGCGCTGATCGAGCGGGTCCAGGACCTCCCTGCGTCGTCCGTGCACGCCCCGGCGCACGGCCTGTACTCGCGCGTCGCATTGCCCAACGAGGCGTCGGCCGCCCTGCATGAGCGCTTCGGCTTCGTGCAGGTGGGGACCTTCGGCGAGTCCGGCCTCAAGCTGGGGCGCTGGATCGATGTGGGCGTCTGGCAGCTGCTGCTGGAGGAGTGA
- a CDS encoding Dyp-type peroxidase translates to MSPADATTSHGPSRRGFLTGSAAAVGVATGAAGGYAAARAVQVDEPRDTTGANGGRAAAFAGAHQAGITSSPGAHGTFLAFDLVDGSTRDDLRRLMRLWSDDARRLMAGQGALADTEPELAAAPAGLTVTFGWGRAATVLAGGEDAAPAWLKPLPAFSIDALENRWSDGDLLVMIHADDPVTVSHAARMITKDAASLAVQRWHQTGFRQAYGTHASGTTMRNLFGQVDGTTNPPVAAEEFARRVWIADGWLTGGTSFVLRRIRMDLAVWDQVDRIGRENAVGRTLDTGAPLTGTVEHDEPDLDAVDARGFPIISDVAHLRRARPGEPAQRIVRMGFNYDEPARGGAEAEAGLLFGSVQADVDAQFVPIQERLAQADLLNVWTTPVGSAVFAILPGCSQDGYLGDGLLEG, encoded by the coding sequence GTGAGCCCCGCAGACGCAACCACGTCGCACGGCCCGAGCCGCCGCGGATTCCTCACGGGTTCCGCGGCGGCGGTCGGCGTCGCGACGGGCGCCGCAGGGGGCTATGCGGCAGCGCGCGCCGTCCAGGTGGACGAACCCCGCGACACCACCGGCGCGAACGGTGGTCGCGCCGCCGCCTTCGCGGGTGCGCACCAGGCCGGCATCACCTCGTCACCGGGGGCGCACGGCACGTTCCTCGCGTTCGACCTGGTGGACGGCTCGACGCGGGACGACCTCAGGCGCCTCATGCGCCTCTGGTCCGACGACGCGCGTCGACTGATGGCAGGGCAGGGCGCCCTCGCAGACACCGAGCCCGAGCTCGCCGCCGCACCGGCGGGCCTGACCGTGACGTTCGGCTGGGGCCGAGCGGCCACCGTGCTCGCGGGCGGGGAGGATGCGGCGCCGGCGTGGCTCAAGCCCCTGCCCGCGTTCTCGATCGACGCGCTCGAGAACCGCTGGAGCGACGGCGACCTGCTGGTGATGATCCATGCGGACGACCCCGTGACGGTCAGCCACGCGGCACGGATGATCACGAAGGACGCGGCCAGCCTCGCCGTGCAGCGGTGGCACCAGACGGGGTTCCGGCAGGCGTACGGGACGCACGCGTCAGGCACCACGATGAGGAACCTGTTCGGGCAGGTCGACGGCACCACCAACCCGCCGGTCGCCGCCGAGGAGTTCGCACGCCGAGTCTGGATCGCCGACGGCTGGCTGACCGGCGGCACGTCCTTCGTGCTGCGCCGCATCCGCATGGACCTCGCCGTATGGGACCAGGTGGACCGGATCGGCAGGGAGAACGCGGTGGGCCGCACGCTGGACACCGGCGCACCCCTGACCGGGACCGTCGAGCATGACGAGCCTGACCTCGATGCCGTCGATGCACGCGGCTTCCCGATCATCTCCGACGTGGCGCACCTGCGGCGCGCCCGACCCGGCGAGCCGGCCCAGCGGATCGTCCGCATGGGATTCAACTACGACGAGCCTGCCCGCGGAGGAGCGGAGGCGGAGGCGGGGCTGCTCTTCGGCAGCGTCCAGGCCGACGTGGATGCGCAGTTCGTGCCGATCCAGGAGCGGCTCGCGCAGGCGGACCTGCTCAACGTGTGGACCACGCCCGTCGGCTCAGCCGTGTTCGCCATCCTGCCTGGCTGCTCCCAGGATGGCTACCTGGGCGACGGTCTGCTCGAAGGATGA
- a CDS encoding cation:proton antiporter: MLLDGGVHALRVAAAAPAGTSAVLLELGVVLLVLAVLGRIAAKLGIPSIPLYLLAGLLMGDGGFIPVSAGEDFLAVGAQIGVVLLLLLLGLEYSPQDLQHGLRTTWQAGLVDGLANGAPGFVLGLLLGWSMTASLLLAGVTYISSSGIIARLLDDFDRYANRETPVILSLLVMEDIVMAVFLPIMAVLLVGASLVQGAVAAGIAIAIVAGAFFISLKFSAHVSKVVHSHSRELLLLSVLGLAFVVAGLAEAAQVSAAVGAFLLGLTLSGQVADDVRTLMPPLRDVFGGIFFVFFGLTIDPRDLVPVLLPALALAVVTAATKVATGMWAARRVGIGPKGQWRTGVSLIPRGEFSIVIAGLGITAGIQPQLGPLAAAYVLILAVAGSLMMRFAARIGPPSRWVPAALSRS, from the coding sequence ATGCTCCTGGACGGCGGCGTGCACGCGCTGAGGGTCGCTGCCGCCGCCCCGGCAGGCACGAGCGCCGTCCTGCTCGAGCTGGGCGTCGTCCTGCTGGTGCTCGCCGTCCTGGGACGCATCGCGGCGAAGCTGGGCATCCCGTCCATCCCGTTGTACCTGCTGGCAGGGCTGCTGATGGGCGACGGAGGCTTCATCCCCGTGTCCGCAGGCGAGGACTTCCTGGCAGTGGGTGCGCAGATCGGCGTGGTGCTGCTGCTGCTCCTGCTGGGGCTCGAGTACTCGCCGCAGGATCTGCAGCACGGCCTCAGGACCACCTGGCAGGCGGGCCTCGTCGACGGGCTGGCGAACGGCGCGCCCGGCTTCGTGCTGGGGCTGCTCCTCGGGTGGTCCATGACGGCGTCGCTGCTGCTGGCGGGCGTCACCTACATCTCGTCGTCCGGGATCATCGCCAGGCTGCTGGACGACTTCGACCGCTATGCGAACCGTGAGACCCCGGTGATCCTGAGCCTGCTGGTCATGGAGGACATCGTCATGGCGGTGTTCCTGCCGATCATGGCGGTGCTGCTGGTGGGAGCATCGCTCGTGCAGGGCGCGGTCGCGGCGGGCATCGCGATCGCGATCGTGGCGGGCGCCTTCTTCATCTCGCTGAAGTTCTCCGCGCACGTGTCCAAGGTGGTGCACTCGCATTCGCGCGAGCTGCTGCTGCTGTCCGTGCTGGGCCTCGCGTTCGTGGTCGCGGGGCTGGCGGAGGCCGCGCAGGTGTCGGCCGCCGTCGGCGCGTTCCTGCTCGGCCTCACGTTGTCGGGCCAGGTGGCCGACGACGTCCGTACCCTCATGCCGCCCCTCAGGGACGTGTTCGGCGGGATCTTCTTCGTGTTCTTCGGACTCACGATCGACCCGCGCGATCTGGTGCCCGTGCTGCTGCCTGCCCTTGCGCTCGCGGTCGTGACCGCCGCCACCAAGGTCGCGACGGGCATGTGGGCTGCGAGGAGGGTAGGCATCGGCCCCAAGGGCCAGTGGCGCACCGGCGTCTCCCTCATCCCGCGCGGCGAGTTCTCGATCGTCATCGCGGGCCTGGGAATTACCGCCGGCATCCAGCCGCAGCTGGGTCCGCTCGCCGCGGCCTACGTGCTCATCCTCGCCGTCGCGGGCAGCCTGATGATGCGGTTCGCGGCACGGATCGGGCCGCCGTCGCGATGGGTGCCGGCGGCGCTGTCGAGGAGCTGA
- a CDS encoding copper chaperone PCu(A)C, with protein sequence MKKSLIALIATAALALTACSTSTSTSTDAGGDTGTSPAVTVTDAWVKAVDDGMTGAFGIVTNETDADVTIVSAATDAAAMVQLHETVVDASGATAMQEVDGGFTIPAGGTLTLEPGGNHLMLMDVADPLQPGDQVTVTLTLSDGSTVPFDAVVKEFTGAQESYAPSMDGMDHGSASPSSDVPSSGADGS encoded by the coding sequence ATGAAGAAGTCCCTGATCGCGCTGATCGCCACCGCCGCGCTCGCGCTCACCGCCTGCTCCACGTCCACCTCCACATCCACCGACGCCGGCGGCGACACCGGCACCAGCCCCGCCGTCACCGTGACCGACGCCTGGGTGAAGGCCGTGGACGACGGCATGACCGGCGCCTTCGGCATCGTCACCAACGAGACGGACGCCGATGTCACGATCGTGAGCGCCGCCACCGACGCCGCCGCGATGGTGCAGCTGCACGAGACCGTCGTCGACGCGTCAGGAGCCACCGCCATGCAGGAGGTCGACGGCGGGTTCACCATCCCCGCCGGCGGCACCCTGACGCTCGAGCCAGGCGGCAACCACCTCATGCTGATGGATGTCGCCGACCCCCTCCAGCCAGGCGACCAGGTGACCGTGACGCTCACGCTCTCCGACGGCAGCACCGTGCCGTTCGACGCGGTGGTCAAGGAGTTCACCGGCGCCCAGGAGTCCTACGCGCCCAGCATGGACGGGATGGACCACGGCTCCGCCTCGCCGAGCAGCGACGTGCCGAGCAGCGGAGCGGACGGCTCGTGA
- the metE gene encoding 5-methyltetrahydropteroyltriglutamate--homocysteine S-methyltransferase, with the protein MSDNTPVAAPAPAFAGGTILGYPRIGRNRELKKALESFWKGTTTEADLEATAKELRAFTRGQMAGLGLAKDDSSIPSNFSFYDHVLDASVTFGAIPTRFKGLRAADGSVDLAGYSTIARGEGAHAPLEMTKWFDSNYHYLVPEIGPETVFALSSTRWVDEFVEAKDAGYLTRPVITGPLTYLHLAKPSDDAPHDFAPIERLDDLVAVYVELLGAFKAAGAEWVQIDEPVLVADIDAPHADLLSQAEHVYAALAAVEARPQILLAAPMGGLEDALPVIAASGVEGVALDLVRGTLPTDVDLAGLTVVAGVVDGHNIWRTDLDKALVKARAVAELGGAVTVGTSTSLFHVPHTLKGEEHLGAELLSWLAFADEKVAEVVTLAAALREGDDAVADALAEARAALADRAAHPGTNRADVRDRLAAVTPEDRDRTSYAVRAAAQEERFHLPELATTTIGSFPQTPEIRKARAAWAKGDLTDADYEQAMKDEIASVVELQEDLGLDVLVHGEAERNDMVQYFAELLDGFSVTKNGWVQSYGSRCTRPSILWGDVARPQPMTVRWATYAQSLSTKPVKGMLTGPVTILAWSFVRDDQPLAVTADQVGLALRDEVTDLEAAGIGIIQVDEPALRELLPLRRRDQAAYLEWSVGSFRLSTAGAKDDTQVHTHLCYSEFGEIIDAIDGLDADVTSIEAARSRMEVLPAIRSHGYERQIGPGVWDIHSPRIPSTQEMTELLTLAKESISGRQLWVNPDCGLKTRGYRETVASLENLVAATKAVR; encoded by the coding sequence ATGTCTGACAACACCCCTGTTGCCGCCCCTGCCCCCGCGTTCGCCGGTGGAACCATCCTCGGCTACCCGCGGATCGGCCGGAACCGTGAGCTGAAGAAGGCTCTCGAGTCGTTCTGGAAGGGCACCACCACCGAGGCCGACCTCGAGGCCACCGCAAAGGAGCTCCGCGCGTTCACGCGCGGTCAGATGGCCGGGCTCGGCCTCGCGAAGGACGACTCCTCGATCCCCTCGAACTTCTCGTTCTACGACCACGTGCTCGACGCGTCCGTCACCTTCGGTGCCATCCCCACCCGCTTCAAGGGTCTGCGGGCGGCCGACGGTTCGGTCGACCTGGCCGGCTACTCCACCATCGCCCGTGGCGAGGGCGCGCACGCGCCGCTCGAGATGACCAAGTGGTTCGACTCCAACTACCACTACCTGGTCCCCGAGATCGGCCCCGAGACGGTCTTCGCGCTGTCCTCCACGCGCTGGGTCGACGAGTTCGTCGAGGCGAAGGACGCCGGCTACCTGACGCGCCCCGTCATCACCGGGCCGCTCACCTACCTGCACCTCGCCAAGCCCTCCGACGACGCACCGCACGACTTCGCGCCGATCGAGCGCCTCGACGACCTTGTCGCGGTCTACGTCGAGCTGCTCGGCGCCTTCAAGGCCGCCGGGGCCGAGTGGGTCCAGATCGACGAGCCGGTGCTCGTGGCCGACATCGACGCGCCGCACGCCGACCTGCTGTCGCAGGCGGAGCACGTGTACGCCGCGCTCGCCGCCGTCGAGGCGCGTCCGCAGATCCTGCTGGCCGCGCCCATGGGTGGCCTTGAGGATGCGCTTCCGGTGATCGCCGCGTCCGGCGTGGAGGGCGTGGCGCTCGACCTGGTGCGCGGCACCCTGCCGACCGACGTGGACCTGGCCGGGCTGACCGTCGTCGCCGGCGTGGTCGACGGCCACAACATCTGGCGTACCGACCTCGACAAGGCGCTTGTCAAGGCCCGCGCCGTCGCCGAGCTCGGAGGCGCCGTCACCGTCGGCACCTCCACATCGCTGTTCCACGTGCCCCACACCCTGAAGGGCGAGGAGCACCTGGGCGCCGAGCTGCTCAGCTGGCTCGCCTTCGCCGACGAGAAGGTGGCCGAGGTCGTGACCCTCGCCGCCGCGCTCCGCGAGGGCGACGACGCCGTGGCCGACGCGCTCGCCGAGGCCCGCGCAGCGCTCGCGGACCGCGCAGCGCACCCTGGCACCAACCGCGCCGACGTGCGCGACCGTCTCGCCGCCGTCACCCCCGAGGACCGGGACCGCACCTCGTATGCGGTGCGTGCAGCCGCCCAGGAGGAGCGCTTCCACCTGCCGGAGCTCGCCACCACCACCATCGGCTCGTTCCCGCAGACGCCCGAGATCCGCAAGGCGCGTGCCGCGTGGGCCAAGGGCGACCTCACCGACGCCGACTACGAGCAGGCGATGAAGGACGAGATCGCCTCCGTGGTGGAGCTGCAGGAGGACCTGGGCCTGGACGTGCTGGTGCACGGCGAGGCCGAGCGCAACGACATGGTGCAGTACTTCGCCGAGCTGCTCGACGGCTTCTCCGTCACCAAGAACGGCTGGGTGCAGTCGTACGGCTCGCGGTGCACCCGCCCGTCGATCCTGTGGGGAGACGTCGCGCGTCCCCAGCCGATGACGGTGCGCTGGGCCACCTACGCCCAGTCGCTCTCGACCAAGCCGGTCAAGGGCATGCTCACGGGCCCCGTCACGATCCTCGCGTGGTCCTTCGTCCGCGACGACCAGCCGCTGGCCGTGACCGCAGATCAGGTGGGCCTGGCGCTCCGCGACGAGGTCACCGACCTCGAGGCGGCCGGCATCGGCATCATCCAGGTCGACGAGCCTGCGCTGCGCGAGCTGCTCCCGCTGCGCAGGCGCGACCAGGCCGCCTACCTCGAGTGGTCCGTCGGCTCGTTCCGGCTGTCCACCGCCGGCGCCAAGGACGACACGCAGGTGCACACCCACCTGTGCTACTCAGAGTTCGGCGAGATCATCGACGCGATCGACGGCCTGGACGCCGACGTCACCTCGATCGAGGCCGCACGCTCCCGCATGGAGGTGCTGCCCGCGATCCGCAGCCACGGCTACGAGCGCCAGATCGGGCCGGGCGTGTGGGACATCCACTCGCCGCGCATCCCCTCGACGCAGGAGATGACCGAGCTGCTCACCCTTGCCAAGGAGTCGATCTCCGGCCGTCAGCTGTGGGTCAACCCCGACTGCGGCCTGAAGACCCGCGGCTACAGGGAGACCGTGGCGAGCCTCGAGAACCTGGTCGCAGCCACCAAGGCGGTCCGCTAG
- a CDS encoding MFS transporter — protein MFSRYGDILALPGARTFFWWGLFSRLQIGMTSLATFLLVQIEYGSYATAGLVVGVLSIGAAIINPQVSRLVDEHGQSRVLRFGFGIAVLARLVFVAAALMHAPTWALLLILPFFAAAGAQSTLTRARWTHIVPDRHALNSAFSLESSMEEVLFIAGPALSTILATQVASWLPSIVAAVSLLVGGYYFLSLRDTEPPARRGDGGTSPLTSVPVIDGSLPRVGLEAQPRRVRRYRRPLRGHLLVTTPALILTSVIFATQGALFASADASTVAFSEELGQKQWSGTVLAIFALGSLIGGLLYGSRVWSRTLASRLLWGVTASGIGALTFHLAGNLAWLAVLMFVTGLAIAPTMAVGDGVVHALVPRTRVTEGMAWTRVGLDMGVAFGAWATGLAIDSIGSHGGFMVTGWAGAVGIVLMLGGWRYLRRKKAYEEKVSREPAARLLS, from the coding sequence ATGTTCTCGCGCTACGGCGACATCCTTGCGCTGCCTGGCGCCCGCACGTTCTTCTGGTGGGGGCTGTTCTCACGGCTGCAGATCGGGATGACGTCTCTCGCGACGTTCCTGCTGGTGCAGATCGAGTACGGGTCCTACGCCACCGCCGGCCTGGTGGTGGGCGTCCTGTCGATCGGGGCGGCGATCATCAACCCGCAGGTCAGCCGGCTCGTGGACGAGCACGGGCAGTCGCGGGTGCTCAGGTTCGGCTTCGGGATCGCGGTGCTCGCGCGGCTCGTGTTCGTCGCCGCGGCCCTCATGCATGCGCCCACATGGGCGCTGCTGCTCATCCTTCCGTTCTTCGCCGCCGCCGGCGCGCAGTCCACCCTGACCCGCGCTCGCTGGACGCACATCGTCCCCGACCGTCACGCCCTCAACTCGGCGTTCTCCCTGGAGAGCTCCATGGAGGAGGTGCTGTTCATCGCCGGGCCCGCGCTGTCCACCATCCTGGCCACGCAGGTGGCCTCGTGGCTCCCGTCGATCGTCGCCGCGGTATCCCTCCTGGTAGGTGGCTACTACTTCCTCTCGCTTCGCGACACGGAGCCCCCGGCCCGGCGCGGCGACGGGGGCACGTCCCCCCTGACGTCGGTACCGGTGATCGACGGCTCCCTTCCGCGCGTGGGGCTCGAGGCACAGCCGCGTCGGGTGCGCCGCTACCGTCGTCCCCTCCGTGGCCACCTGCTGGTGACCACGCCCGCGCTGATCCTCACGTCGGTGATCTTCGCGACCCAGGGCGCGCTGTTCGCCTCAGCCGACGCGTCGACCGTGGCGTTCTCCGAGGAGCTGGGACAGAAGCAGTGGTCCGGCACGGTGCTGGCCATCTTCGCTCTCGGATCGCTGATCGGCGGGCTGCTCTACGGCTCGCGCGTGTGGAGCCGGACGCTCGCCTCCCGCCTGCTGTGGGGAGTCACCGCGTCCGGCATCGGCGCCCTCACCTTCCATCTGGCGGGCAACCTCGCATGGCTGGCCGTCCTCATGTTCGTCACCGGCCTGGCCATCGCGCCGACGATGGCTGTGGGCGACGGCGTGGTCCACGCCCTCGTGCCGCGCACCCGCGTGACCGAGGGCATGGCATGGACGCGCGTCGGCCTCGACATGGGCGTGGCCTTCGGTGCGTGGGCCACCGGCCTGGCGATCGACTCGATCGGATCCCACGGCGGCTTCATGGTGACCGGCTGGGCCGGCGCCGTCGGCATCGTGCTGATGCTGGGCGGCTGGCGCTACCTGCGCCGCAAGAAGGCGTACGAGGAGAAGGTCTCGCGCGAGCCGGCCGCTCGATTGCTCAGCTGA
- a CDS encoding prepilin-type N-terminal cleavage/methylation domain-containing protein, which produces MRTFATRRNADGGFSLVELLVTMVIIAILVGIGIPIFLNQRTKAADTATRSDAVNLGLAIHTENEPIPVVKVERRTDGYYIDDKFAMPASKGVQLVTFTTTGLHWCIQLSHPQGAVAKSPGIRYDSERGLEDGLACG; this is translated from the coding sequence GTGAGGACATTCGCAACGCGCCGGAACGCCGACGGCGGGTTCTCGCTGGTCGAGCTGCTCGTGACGATGGTCATCATCGCCATCCTCGTAGGCATCGGCATCCCGATCTTCCTGAACCAGCGGACCAAGGCTGCCGACACCGCCACGCGCTCCGACGCCGTGAACCTGGGCCTCGCGATCCACACGGAGAACGAGCCGATCCCGGTGGTCAAGGTCGAGCGCCGCACCGACGGCTACTACATCGACGACAAGTTCGCCATGCCCGCCTCGAAAGGCGTGCAGCTCGTCACGTTCACGACGACCGGCCTGCATTGGTGCATCCAGCTGAGCCACCCGCAAGGAGCCGTCGCCAAGTCTCCCGGCATCCGGTACGACTCGGAGCGCGGCCTGGAGGACGGCCTGGCCTGCGGCTGA
- a CDS encoding phosphotransferase, whose amino-acid sequence MTGSPHRIIITDELVSALVRDQFPHLADREIGRHYVMPDYTAVRVGDDHGVHMPTVPGLDVYYERSTRLIAPFLERWSFPFVPPLRTGRPGHGYPYHFELTSWISASTAAIVPLTPSAAGALGDALHQIHLPTESPLRNPTSSVPLSTFASSMRRWLPLVDAMESPDRARVRTDLMRRTWESGLVTPVDVPFTWTHGRLAPRFVISDQGAFAGLVEWCYFAPGDPAADLAGALMLLPADAHEDLLGSYGGATTATRTRIAAIEMFLAAYYLTGEDPFTRNLAWRRLRELEMLDGT is encoded by the coding sequence ATGACTGGTAGCCCCCACCGGATCATCATCACCGACGAGCTCGTGTCGGCGCTGGTGCGCGACCAGTTCCCCCACCTCGCAGACCGTGAGATCGGGCGCCACTACGTGATGCCCGACTACACGGCCGTCCGCGTGGGCGACGACCACGGCGTCCACATGCCCACCGTCCCCGGCCTCGACGTCTACTACGAGCGCTCGACCCGGCTGATCGCTCCGTTCCTGGAGAGGTGGAGCTTCCCCTTCGTGCCGCCGCTTCGGACCGGTCGGCCAGGTCACGGCTACCCGTACCACTTCGAGCTCACGAGCTGGATCAGCGCCTCGACCGCAGCCATCGTGCCGCTCACGCCGAGCGCCGCCGGTGCGCTCGGCGACGCGCTGCACCAGATCCACCTCCCCACGGAGTCGCCGCTGCGCAACCCCACCAGCTCGGTGCCGCTGTCGACGTTCGCATCGTCCATGAGGCGGTGGCTCCCGCTCGTCGACGCCATGGAGTCCCCGGACCGCGCGCGCGTGAGGACGGACCTCATGCGCCGCACGTGGGAGTCCGGGCTGGTCACGCCTGTCGACGTCCCCTTCACCTGGACGCACGGCCGCCTCGCACCCCGCTTCGTCATCTCCGACCAGGGGGCCTTCGCAGGGCTCGTCGAATGGTGCTACTTCGCTCCCGGCGATCCCGCCGCCGACCTTGCCGGCGCGCTCATGCTGCTCCCCGCCGACGCGCACGAGGACCTGCTCGGCTCCTACGGCGGAGCGACAACGGCCACGAGGACCCGCATCGCGGCCATCGAGATGTTCCTCGCCGCCTACTACCTGACCGGAGAGGACCCGTTCACCCGGAACCTCGCGTGGCGTCGGCTGCGGGAGCTCGAGATGCTGGACGGGACATGA
- a CDS encoding cation:proton antiporter regulatory subunit: protein MDIYETPLPGVGVRYEFTAESGDRVGIVVRRDGKRDLGLYDREDPDACTGTLELSEGDASALAELLGGTNITARLESLRHQVEGLAIEWITMPTSGGLANRTIGDGHIRTATSASIVAVIRDEVGVPGPGPDFELRPGDTVLVMGSEHAVGHARQILIG, encoded by the coding sequence ATGGACATCTACGAGACGCCGCTGCCCGGGGTGGGCGTTCGCTACGAGTTCACGGCGGAGAGCGGGGACCGCGTGGGCATCGTGGTGCGCCGCGACGGCAAGCGCGACCTGGGGCTGTACGACCGTGAGGACCCCGACGCCTGCACCGGGACGCTCGAGCTGTCCGAGGGTGACGCCTCCGCGCTGGCCGAGCTGCTGGGCGGCACCAACATCACCGCGCGGCTCGAGTCGTTGCGGCATCAGGTGGAGGGCCTGGCGATCGAGTGGATCACCATGCCGACGTCCGGCGGCCTGGCGAACCGCACCATCGGCGACGGCCATATCCGCACCGCCACGTCGGCGTCGATCGTCGCCGTGATCCGCGACGAGGTCGGGGTTCCCGGACCCGGCCCGGACTTCGAGCTCAGACCCGGGGACACCGTGCTGGTGATGGGCAGCGAGCACGCGGTGGGCCACGCCCGGCAGATCCTGATCGGATAG
- a CDS encoding phosphotransferase, with amino-acid sequence MTMDPEPFRPTEMTAGRILPDEFVRALLLERSPEHANLPFGRRYTDMEEHFSVRLGDELIIELPRQRRLPSWDPVAMDHLHAAAQDWDFRARLPIVICEPALGYPHRFEIARWFDASTAIRSPLRTEAARDLGRALAQVHERPTGGAPLHEATGGSLITRSGQTYERLAQSSTLRSPEGAGVIPERIRRAWDDAVAVPPALERTWITGTLDPRAVMAKDGEFAGLVYWREHSVGDPINELGIATLLFGPEGVDLLLDGYGHDGAELRVQMKAIATKRALLYIHSDNPAIARLGWTRLQQMGMLTDPTQE; translated from the coding sequence ATGACCATGGACCCCGAGCCGTTCCGGCCGACAGAGATGACCGCAGGCCGCATCCTGCCGGACGAGTTCGTGCGCGCGCTGCTGCTGGAGCGTTCGCCTGAGCACGCGAACCTTCCCTTCGGTCGCCGGTACACCGACATGGAGGAGCACTTCTCCGTCCGGTTGGGCGACGAGCTGATCATCGAGCTGCCCCGGCAGCGCCGCCTGCCCTCATGGGATCCGGTGGCCATGGACCACCTCCACGCGGCTGCGCAGGACTGGGACTTCCGAGCGCGCCTGCCGATCGTCATCTGCGAGCCGGCGCTCGGCTACCCGCACCGCTTCGAGATCGCGCGATGGTTCGACGCGTCGACAGCCATCAGGTCGCCGTTGCGCACCGAGGCTGCACGCGACCTCGGACGGGCGCTCGCCCAGGTGCATGAGAGGCCGACAGGCGGCGCGCCCCTGCATGAGGCGACCGGCGGCAGCCTCATCACCCGCTCGGGACAGACGTACGAGCGGCTCGCCCAGTCCTCCACGCTGCGCTCGCCGGAGGGCGCCGGCGTGATCCCCGAGCGCATCCGCCGCGCCTGGGACGACGCCGTCGCTGTGCCGCCGGCCCTGGAACGCACCTGGATCACGGGCACTCTCGACCCGCGCGCGGTCATGGCCAAGGACGGCGAGTTCGCGGGGCTCGTCTACTGGCGCGAGCACTCGGTAGGCGATCCCATCAACGAGCTCGGCATCGCCACCCTGCTCTTCGGTCCCGAGGGCGTGGACCTGCTGCTCGACGGGTATGGCCACGACGGCGCGGAGCTGCGCGTGCAGATGAAGGCGATCGCCACCAAGCGCGCCCTCCTCTACATCCACTCGGACAATCCCGCGATCGCGCGGCTCGGCTGGACGCGGCTGCAGCAGATGGGCATGCTCACGGACCCGACGCAGGAGTGA
- a CDS encoding DUF4242 domain-containing protein has translation MPKYMDVHNIDGGVTAADVAGLHEKDLAHQHVHDVKFLKYWVDEAQGKVFCLSEAPSAEAAVAVHREAHGAVADEIYEVGEFS, from the coding sequence ATGCCGAAGTACATGGACGTCCACAACATCGACGGCGGCGTCACGGCCGCCGACGTGGCGGGCCTACACGAGAAGGACCTTGCCCATCAGCACGTGCACGACGTGAAGTTCCTGAAGTACTGGGTCGACGAGGCGCAGGGCAAGGTCTTCTGCCTCTCGGAGGCTCCGTCCGCGGAGGCCGCGGTCGCGGTCCATCGCGAGGCGCACGGTGCCGTGGCCGACGAGATCTACGAGGTAGGCGAGTTCAGCTGA